GACAGTCTGAATGTGACATACGTGATTTGGAGTGGCTTTATCTGATGTTTCCAGGAGGTCAATTGCTGGAGGACAGCACGTGCTTGTTTTCACCACAGTGTAACTGATGCAGAGATGCAGCTTATCGATGTCCACCCAAGTTTCTCTCTGTGTGGCCTCTGGTGTAGCCCAGTTACACAGCAGCCGCGTGCCCTGGTGCTGTATTGAAGTAGCCAGCGGGTGCTGACTGCTCGGGAGGCTGTGAAACAGACTTCCACAGGCTCCTTCACAAAGGGCTGACCTTCACCTGGCTGAACGACACTATCTCAGGTTTTGTTTGGATGTCTCCAGCAGTTGTGGAAACTGTTGTTGACTTTGTGTGTCATCACAGCCAGGATGTTTGCTTTCATCATTGATTCTCTTCATGTATTTCAGCATGCATTGTCTTGTACACACAATGGAAACTATCCTTTCTTCTTACTGTAACAACAATTTCTCCAAAATTCTGCTGGTACCTATTTTATCCTTGAGGAAGAGGGCAGACTCACGTTAGTGTAACAACagacaaacagcaaaagaagaatGGGACTTCATCACTTAGTGTTTGCTCTGATACTCTTTCAGTCTACCTCACAGAATACATGTGTATTTGACTTTAAAGATATCTCACATCGGTGTCTGAGAGTATCAACACCCGTACAGCCCTTTGGAGATGTAAATATGTGAATAGGTTGCATTTGAGTTGTGACTCTTCAACAGACTATTAACTAGAGAGCATCTGTAGGAAGAAGTGGTATGCGTACAAACATATTtccaaagaatttcttccatttacaCATACATTATTCATTCTTGTGAActcttctttgctcttcttgTTCTTAACTGCCCCTCAGCCACAACTGGCACGCAGTTTTGTTCACAGGACAGAGTGCACAGAGCCACTGTTGTCATTTGGTTCTACACGTTTTCCAAATTCTTCCCGCTGTTTAGTGATGATGCAAAGGGAGCGTTCTGTGCCAATTCTGTGACGACTGCAGAACAGTAACAGCCTACAAGTAGATGAGCAAACAACACGAGGTGCAGGAGCTGTACAAGCCTCAGCTGGATAAGAGGATAAGTATGAGTTATATTTGGCCAGGAATTGGTTTTTAATGTCAGGGGATACAGAGAACTTTGCGTACCCGAGGAGAAATCAAGAACAACTTCTTGTTTTGGCACACACGATTGGAGGGCGGGATCCAGGTCATGGAAATCAGATGCTGTTTGTGTTAGAATTTCAGGTAGaaagagaagctggaaaaatTACATATAAACAGGACTGAACATATTTTGCTGTAAGACCAAAAGGGAAAAGCATTCCAACTGTGAGTGtgaattttgaaagcaaaactaAGCAATAGACTGATACACCCAGAGAGGTTTCTCCACTGAGAAATATAACCGCATCTGACAGGTTTCAGATTTTGTTCTCATTACTCTGGAAGCATAATGACAATACTGTTACAAATGAGAAATTCCAACGTGCCTTCTCACAGCTTCATTTGAgtatctgcagagaaaaagtATATCTTTATTCACAATGAATTCAGTCTCACATCCACTAAAGTCGGTATGAACGTGACAGTCAGTCAGGTCTCTAGTATCTTAAATGTATTctcaatatttcttttatgaTCTTTATCTTTTTATGGGACATTTTACTTATGAAACACTGGAAGTCTTCTTCACTGATCAGAACATTACAAGATAAGCAGTAAGAAACAATCCCAAAGAAGCTGATCAAATGGCTCCTTAAATTTTGATTCATTGTGGTTTCATGAAGTGACAACCTCCCATACAGGCATGAAATCTGGAAGCATGTCTGTATTATGCTATGGGAATGTATGTAGATCACAGTCTAGAAATGGTTATAGCCTTCAATTGCAGCTCCGTGTGGGAAGCTGTTATTAAAAGAATTTCCTTCCACAGAGAGGAACAACATATGTATTTTGTCTTGCCAAGAAGACCAGACAGGAGAACTGCACATCGGCCGCTGAGCATGAAATGACAAGAGCCCAGATTGCTACCTGCACCATGTCTGAGAGCACTCAGGTAGCTCAGAGAACAACCGGAGCTTCACAGCCCACAGGTCACGTCTGCTGCGTTGGGATGCTACGCACTGTAGGTTAAACTGCATCTGCGTGGGGTAGTGGGGAAGCACAGTGACTcactcctcctgcagctgatACACTTGGGTTTGCTTATTCCTCTGCTCAGGGATAAAAAAGCCCTCAACTTCATGTTTTCCAGGGCCAGTCAAATAATGCAAGCACCATCACCAGTGCTCCTCTGCTATCAGTGCCCTGCTTCATTCAGCATGCTCTGAAATGACagaagcctttttttgtttccataaatggagagaaaaaagcatACACACTGTTGTGACAGTGAAAATCCTGGCATTGTGTCAAAGTAAAGACAGAAGAGCATAAAAAGGTaagtattgcatttttttttttatgatataaAATAATAAGTTATCTGGGGACTCAACATGATGGGTCCCTAGCACTGTATTTTAAGGCCATAATTAGTGAGGCCAAGCACTCCCTCCCACATGCTGCCAGTTTGAGGACTCAACATTTCAGGCTAAAGGAAATGAGAAGGGATCTGCTGACAGGTATGCTCAGAgacttccttgggcagcctgagctttCTCTGAGGTATAGGGGTCCCTGCCCAACCAGGAGCATATGACTTGCTGCAACAAGAAAAAGGCTCAGAGAAAAGGTCACTTTGACTTTACAGGGACCTTGGCATTCAGGAATGGAGAGAAGGACCCTGGAAACACAAATGCTGGTCTGGGCGGTACGTTCCCTTGCATCCTTGTAGTGCTGTGCTTTTTGGCTTCCCATACAGCACCACAATCACTGTGCAAATCCAGCTTAGAGTACTCCACTCTCTCCTTACACACAGTCTGGGGAGCACAGCAGGCCTCCGTGATGCTGGTGGTATTATCCACACTTTACTACAAATGGTTTTATAGGAAGGACCATCTGGTCTTCAGCTGTCCAAATGCGTGTTTGCCTGCCCTGCACCTGTTCAGTAATTCAGCCTCTCCCTGCCAGGTGGTCTCACACCAGAACTCTTCCTAAGCAAAGGTACCACAGGACAGAGCACATCTCTCAGAGCAACACTGGGTACAAGCATGTCTTATGAATGTATAAATCCCAGTttatcttcaaaacagaaactaTGTCTAAGACCAGAAGCGAACTGCCTGGCTCAGAGATCAGCCTTGTGGTATTCCAAGTAAACGCATCAGTGCTCAGATGGAAAGGTCAGGTCCAGCATATGAGCTGACATCATGCCCAGCAGGCACGCACGTCACTGGGAAAACCATTCTTGGCCATTTCAAGGGATGTTTCTATCCCTAACCATTCTCAGGTCACCTGCCAGTTAAATCTGTATTACCTTAGCATTGGATTTCTCTACACAAACTAAGCCATCAACCTGCAAAAATCACTTAAATGAGTTATTTCTGGACTGCCTTGACATACTTGAACTGGACAGACTGGACCAGAACCACGTGAtctaaaaaaaagttcagtaaCATTAAATAGAACGGCTTAGTCAGCTTCATCGATGCCCTATTAAGGAAGGaggctttaaaaatggatttagTTTTATCTTTAGAACTTCTAGAGAGATCAGTCTTCCTTGTTTATAGAATTACAAAAtcaaagaatggtttgggctggaagggccCTTTACAAATCCAGTCCAAcacccagccatgggcagggcacctcccactagaccaagatgcccaaagccccatccaacctggcctcgaacGATTCCaaggatggatttttttaatctctctgcATCCCCCTCTTCACACAAGAGCTACATTTTGCTAGAAGAATGAACCTGAGTATTATAGTCAACACAACTCGGTGATGGTGGAGTCCACAGGGTTTATCTTTTCTATTTGGTCTGTCAACAACATATTCACATACCAAATACAAATGATAAAGATTTccttcagagaaagaagagggagaaataGCTGCAATTTGTGATCATGTTTGGTGAAGTATACTGCTACCATGACTCTAAAATGAACTAAAGGCAACTATCAAAAAAATGACCTCAATggcaaaaattaaaagcaaggtTAAACAACATGTAATTACCAATAAAAGCATTGAAGCTGACATTactaagcagaaaaaaaatgacatcacCATATATAGGGAGGATGAGGCAATAACGCCTGCCAGACCAAGCAGTTACCTGTTATTACACTGCATTCCTGTCTCAAgagtaacaaaggaaaaaaatctgtgtaacTATCACACAGATATACTGTAGAATTTGAAAGTGAAAGccctgggagaaaaaaagtaggCTGAAGGCACGATGTTCCCTGAGCTATGCAACATTTGCTCATGTATGTTCTAGGAGATGGTGACATTTTCCCTGGCTTTCAAGTGGAACCTGGAAACACACAGTCCTTTGTTCTTTACCATCTCATGTGGAAGCCATGCAGATGAATGTTTTGCTAAGCAAATACATTCATTCTTTCTAGTCTGAGTTTCATCTCCAATGGAGTTCCCCCACTTTTAACAGCACATCTGATAAAAACATTGTAGTTGTTAGCTGTTAGAATATTTCACCCTTGCCTTGTTGGGGAATAAAATCACAGGTCCCTAGGTCTGAGATATGGGCTGTAATCCAGATATGAATACATCCTGTTACCCTCTTGGCTGTATGATGCAGTAGGTATTTGGGAGGTAAAGGGGCAtagggaatttaaaaaaaaaaaaaaaaaaagtaagtctCAGCACCGGACTTCTTGCTCTCATTTTAAGGAAGCAAATTCCTGTTCACAAGGTGCCTAAGAGTTGGTTCTCCATGTCCCTCCTCAATGGAAGCATTCCTGCAGGTCCTATTGCCTCCTTGCAGAGGTCACACCTCATACGGTCAGTGGCCCTCTGGCTTCTCACCACCAAGCTGACACATTCAGTTCTATTCATCTCATGGTCGATAAGCTCTTGCTATCTTAAGATAAGTGAGAGCTTAAGACAGCTATTTTGTCAGCCTTTGAAGCTAATGGAGAAGACATGCTTAAGACCCCCTCCCATTCATCATCTGTAAAGAATTAATCTCCTGATACTAAGATGGACTTCTGTTTGGAGGCTTCTCCCTCCATTGCAACTAATTAGGAAGTGAGCACAGATGGCTACATAAGtcactttgcttttaaacagcTGATTAGGTGAGAGTCCCCGTGTTAACAATAGTACAATATCTGCCCTCTAGAACTAACCTGACTAGTTCACTTCACAGCACACTTGATTTTGACAGTGActcacatttgaaaataacagCCGTGTTTTGACGGGAGGTATATCAACTTTATTATAAATGAATTTGTTAAGTAGGTACCTTAAAGAGCTGTGAACACTCTCATCCTAAAAAATATACAATTAAAAtgcgtgatttttttttaaaggatccAGACTATAGTTAATTGGGAGAGTTAATGTCTGGAAAATGCCTGTCAAAGTCCTACTGCCATAAGCTTTAATTGGCACTTTTAATGttcagggaaaaacaaaataatcatcCTTTCACAGAGTAGAAAAATGGAGAGATGAAgaatatttacaaagaaaatatgtatgGTAAAAGTTATTAATTAGCTCGCCTTCAAAAGGATGGGAGGCTAATGGCTGTGCTGCCCTGTGGCTGAACATGCCAGCAAGCAACTCCAACCTGTTCTGAAACGGCgtcaaagacagaaaagtttCCAAGGTAATTAAGTTCCTAAAAGCTCTGGGAAAGTCAGCGCAAGGGAGggggaaacagaagaaagagtcCAAATACGGTCCCCAGGGAGATGAGCAGAAAGATGTCCTGTCTCTTGCCTGGTGGAGATATCGTCAATCACAAGGAATATGGGGGAGGAAACTGGATTTATAGGCGGCTTCAGAACTGTGTAAGAAATTAGACTTCCTttacttgttttaaatacagctcTCTTCTCAGAATTTGCCAAAACCGAGTTTTATAATTATGTTTCTATTTCTACTGTGCCACCCTTTCCGCAACAAAAATCCTTCAGAAGATTACACAAGCCTATGCCCTGCCAGCCCTTTACCAAGATGTAAGAGGGAGCACTCGCATAGCGATATTCGAATGCAGactgcacagcccagctggtGTGACACGAAGCACCACCAGCCAAGCAAAGGAGTTCTCATATCACACATTATGAAAGCTATCACCAACTGAAACATTCTTCTGATCAGTGTCAGCGCACTGAAATACATCTCAAACTATTTACTTAGCTTTGACAATACGCTTCATGCTTTTCGTGACTGATGAACAATCACAACTACCACAGAATTTCCAAATGCTCCTCTTGCAAATTATTGCGttgctttttgtctgttttcctgaTACTTCAGAACAATGTGTTGTGGTCGTTTTTAAACTACAAAACCAAAAGAGGTATGATAAAAAGACAGGCAACGTATCTGCCACCACAGGCTGCTGGAATCATTTATTGCAGTCAACTGAAAAAGCAGTCCAGTTTTACAATGATACTCCACAGTTCTTCAAAAACATCTGCTATGACACAGGGTAATTTCACTCTGATTCAACAATACGACAAAACCGTGCATTTTAACTTAGTAAAATCAGCACTGAAATAGATATTTTGCAAACATGGCAATATATAGCAAATGTTTTCACTGTAGCGTGCAACTTTATATATTTTGCAATAAAGTAATTACAGAGCAAGTCCTTCAAACAATGAGGCTTCGTAATTTTAGTGTACTGAATGTAAACAACTAGCAAAAACAAGTTTAATATGAAAACCTCCTGCAGAGAAGCAACATACAGCTTTTTAGTAAAGACAAAGCCGAGCAACAAGCATCCTCCAGAATTACAAGATTTTGCTTACATGGGCAGAACAATTCTGTCTCACGGAAATGcaagacaacagaaaatgaatagaGCTCCCTGATGCTTTCCACCCTGTTATACTAACAGAAAGAGCTACAAAAATAGATGAATCAGTATTTATGATAAAAGCATACCTATGTGGCTAATTCAGTGGCTAGTCATAGCTCTACTCTAATGCTCCATCAGTGAATCACTAATATTCATCATTTGGAAAGAGCAGGAAGACACCACTGAAAAAGTGCTGAAGTGCTTCTTTTGTGACTGCAGACACTGcgagaaaacaaaacaggaacGATCACCTGCACCTTACACTGTCATTGTGTTGGTTACCGCATTGAAACCATGACTGGTTTTGACAAACACCACCAGCGATCCTGCAGCACCAcaaaaaaaggtattttggaCTTGTCAGTATTTCTCTTCTTGCTAAATGCCACATTGCCAGGCCAGACAGAAATGCTCCTtggcgttttttttttttttttttttttgcccccaaGCATTCAGTCTCTCCTCTCTTATTGACACATTCCCTACTCAAATTACGTAAAACACTTGGCGGTTACTGGCACTGACCTGGGAGGTGGGGACAAAGGCCTGCTTCCTAAGATGGAAGAGGTATCCTCTATTTCCTGAGCGCCTACCTGCTGACAACCAGTATTTACAGTACGGGTTAGCAGGAGACTGTTTagtttgcagaagaaagaacaatCCCTGCCTTTGTGAGGCACTCCCTTGTTGGTAGGACAGCACTCGCAGAGGCAGCTCTCAAACGGGAGCTCAGTGGGTGCAGCAGAGAGGGCCTGGGACCTGCTGGGCTCCATGGACAGCAGCCTCCATCAGAGGGCAAGGAGGTGCCTGCAGAGCGCTCGGCTCAGAAAGGAAACAGCGCTTTTATTCTCTCTGAGGACAGCAACAGAAGGGATGGGTCACAAGTTCTCACACggggattttcatttttcagaaaacataggTAGATTTAGCTCTTAATTGCAAAggtaacaactgaaaaaaaccaaagaaaaccaCAGGTAAATGCAAACAGTTCTTTATATGGTTGCCAAAAGGTGCAGTTCTGTAACCAGGGAGAACTGCAGCCACAGCTAGAAGGCAGTCTGTGATGAATGCAGCAATTAGGACTGAGCACCAAGAATGCCAAGTGGAACTAGACAAACATTCATGGAGCTTGTGCTGGGAAAGGCAAAATCTGGCAAAAGAAGATAACAAAATCATGCAACAACCTGTGGATAAGGTTAAGGTTTATAAtgcaaaaataactgcagtggCATTACTGCCTCTTCATTAATTAAGATGGGAAGCCTAATAATAATGATGCAGGAAAGACAGAAGTTTTCaattaacatttctgctttgaacTTGAAAAGTAGTTGTACTGTATGACACAGTATTTTCCCCTCTGCTGGGGACTGAAGAGGCAAAGCAGCACTAGAAATAGACGTTTTAAGAAACAGCACATATTACAGACCCAGAGCATTTTTATGTAACTAAGCAATTCAACAGATCTTGGGAAAAACTGTTAAACTAGAATCAATCAGGTAAACGCAGACTCATTTTCCAATATCCAGAATTTATAGAAGATTAAGGGTTCAAAATCTAATTAACAGTTATAATTACTAGTTAataacttttaagaaaataggCTTTAACACAtctgattttgttctttggTGAGGTATGTGCTGATAAACCTAAGTGAACAGACTTAATACTTATTTAGGGCATCACGGCAGTGAGATGAATCTCCTCATTCACAAGTGGCCCAATACTACACCAATCAAACATACACAAGGTATGCAAAGGGCAGACTGCAAGAAGAGcttccctgctggccacaagTCAGGTGGGTTTGGGGGAGGTTTTTAAGATCTGTAACAGGGCTCAGATGCTTTGCAGCTTTAATAAAATCAGGCAAAAGTGGACCAAGTGGTACATCCTCACAGAGCCACAGTAATGCAGAACAACAGAAATTGTGATTAAAGCTGACTTCCATTCAAGCAAAACTTGCTTTGGCAgagcaaacagcaaacaaatacatacaggaaaaagaaatgtaggcCATAAAACGGAAGACCGCACAGTACTGGGCTCTCCAAACGCCCTTCATTCAGTTTGAATGCCCACTGTGATGCTACAGCAGAAGCAGCTAATGGGAATTGTGAATATATAAGACAGCatagaggaaaagcaaagaggtTGGAAAACCAGCAAAACACCAGGCAAGAAGCACAAATGaatggtggggaaaaaaaaccccaaacatttaCAGTTGAAGATAGAGAAGATCAGTTTTTTCCATCTATCAAAAAGAAGTTGCACAGCAAATACCTAGAGCATTAATATGCTAGAGGTTTTAATAATGTCAGCTTATTCTCCTATTAAGTACCCACAGAAGCGGTGGGCTTGTGCTCTACTGCAGTATTTCCAGCTAGGCAAATTCTTGAACGATGAACTGAGCTGGTCTGACAGAAAGGTCTTCAGCTCAAAGACCTGCAATATTAAGCTCATCTCATCCAACCGTCACTTTTGACCATAAGTtatcagaaaataatgttaCTTTTTCTCAAGCAGCATTTAGCCAGTTTTCAAGCAGACGCAGAATGCTTGGGATGGAAGGGCCCTTaaccatccagttccagcccccctgccatTAGCGGGGCTGCCAcccacccactagatcaggctgcctagggcgCCAGCCAACCTGGCCTTTATGGATAGATAGATAAAAATGTTCACTTACATAACGAAATACAAGCCATTTATACGTCTCAGCAAGATCCTGCTACGAACTCCACACTCACTGTACTTGCATTTGTTTAGTATAAATACCACTGATGACCAGGTGCACATAAAGTAACAGCTTCAAAAACTGAGTTGTAGTATCGTGTTTATTTACATAAAGTATCCCAGCATGATAGAAACAAGAACATCCGCAACAAATCTAGCTGAGATTATTCTATACATACTCTTCAACAACTAGAAATATATCATCAGCAATATGGATTCATTTACACATTAGAAGTCTATACAACGTCCCTTCCTCTCCCAGTCTCCGAAACGTGTCGGTTCAGGGCCTTTCGGTCCACCTCTCTCTTTTGTAGCAGGATTGATTCCATCAGGGAATTCTACAACGACAGGGAAAATTCATTAACACGCCTACAATGCTGACAAATACAGACAAATTGAACCAGATCCATCAACATCAGGAATGTATATCCTTTTCTACAAGTCAGAGATACTctggggtctcctccttggagatcttcagaagccgCCTGGACGTGGTCCTGGGCCACTGCTcagggtgtccctgctggagcaggggttgggccagatggacaCAGAGGACCCTGCCAgccccaaccattctgtgactgcCAAGTATAAAGGTCTGACCATTTATGATGTTCGTCTCTCAATCCCTACTTCAATATAAAATCAACCGTCTTTTGGGAGGCAACCCAGAGGAGTATTTCCCAGAGCAGTAAGACAACAATTTCAGAGAGTTTCGTGACAAGTCAGGAATATATTACCATATTTagtaatgcaaatgaaaaaacaactcAGTGTCCCAAGGCACTAAAGCACCAGAGTTTCCAGTGAATTCACAGTAAGAACTTTCATCATGAAGGTAAACTGCATGTTCACTTTGTCTAAAGTACCATGTCACTGTCTGTGTTTGTTTAGGTTTTTAATTTCAGACACTCAGGTATAAGAATTTTAGTTTTGATTTCATAATTATTACCATTTTTTCACGGGTGCTATTTTTTCAACAAATGTCATGTTGATTTTTATCAACATCACACTAAATACCACTATCACAGGAGGCACTATAAAGCCTAATCAGACTTACcaccttttaaaatgaagcataaGCCTGCTGAGTCATGCTGATACCCTTCCAGGAGAGGGATACTCTTCCTTAGAGGGGTATGAACGGGACTCCCAAATCTCCCCAGTGAGCCACATGAGCAGAGCTCATCAGCAGAGCTTCTTCCAGTCCCAACGCTCTATCTAGTTATGCCACCTGCTCTTAACACCATGTAGCTTTGCTCCTTTCCTCTGTCCAAATCTTCATGCTGCTCAGTGCTCCCTCAGCAGGGCCCTCTGCATGGGCATCCCTGAGCCGCAGTGTGCTCACTTTCTGGCACAGCACCATCCTAGGCTGAGTATTTTTTCATCCTGCCCTGGCCCCCAGAGCTCCCTGAAGCTCAGGGTACACCATGCACCTCTGCCACGCTGATTCCAGAGCCTCCCTTAAGTCCACGTGACTAGGGGCTCCCTCAGCTCTATGCACTGGTGGGAAATACATGTAATACGAAGCAGGACTGAACATgagaaaagagaactgaaattcTGGGGAGCAGTGAAAGCAAAGGACAATGATGGAGGAAGACTCATATAGCTACATGCCATACAGAATGACATATTGGGACACCTGCTGAAAAATTCATGCAGATCACAATAGGAAATATCAGCACTTCAGCACCTCCGACAGTACATGGAGCACAAATGCATCCAGCATCACTCTTATATCTAAGCACCACTGATGTGCTGACGGTGGATACAGAAGCTCAAAAGCTTTTTCTATGATAGCTACGCTGCAGTGGGAATTTCCAATGGCCACCTAAACCCctacatttttcctaatgaacATCAAGGATACGGGGAGCAGTCAGCACTCCAGCAAACTACTGCCAGCGTTGTATGTAAAAACACGCAAGTACAACTAAATCTAAATACAAAAGAAACCTTGAATTTTGCTCGAAAAACctaagcaaaaagcaaaataactttgttttaaatgaagcacTGATGGTATTTCTTGGGAATAAAAGGAATTTAGAATTAACTGCTTACATGGTAACCCCAACTCTGAGTCAGTGCTCAAGTGAGTCACAATCTGAAACTGCCAGCAGCCGTTCTGGAGATGATACTGtaatttttcagtcattctgtCATCTAGAAATTCATAGTGATCTATTGATATGCTGAAAAAGTTTGTCCTAGACAGCTCAAGATGGATAAACACAGGTTATTGCCACTGGTAAACAAGcagtaacagaacagcacagTGGTGAATGAGGTTAAATCTGACTGGTTAAAGAAAGACAActaaacaaagagaaggaaaactcaatcctttcattctCCTGTCTGATAAAAGCATACGTTTCCAGTGACTTGCAACAGCGATATATTTGGTACCTCAGGCTCTGTGCATCCCCACCAAGTCACTGGAACGCAACACGAACAGCAGACAGAGCTCTTCAGGACTCCCTGACCCCGCTGAGTGGCTCAGGAAGCTCTGCACATGGTGCTGCTTTTCAAAACACAACACACAAAGCTAAGAGCGACCACGAAATACAGCATGGATCGGAAACCTTTTGTGGACTAAAAATGGAACAGGATTTTTGCATCATAAAAAGTAGCTGAGACCAACATTTATAGCTGCACTATAGCAGACCAATATTGCTGTATCAGTTCCATTTAGCAGAAGCGTGGAATAGTTGATGCTGGAAGGCACCTTTGCCAGGCAGCAGGCCCCACAGGAAGACTGACACTAGGTTACGACGTTCAGGCTAATTTGAGTGTCTCCAAGAAGAGACATCTTgcctttaaaatacagctttcaatTTCATAAAGCATGACTTACTTTCCAGAGGTTCCCTCTCTATACTGGACTCCTCCGGTTCATCAAATCGGCCTACTGGTAACT
The sequence above is drawn from the Numida meleagris isolate 19003 breed g44 Domestic line chromosome 3, NumMel1.0, whole genome shotgun sequence genome and encodes:
- the SDHAF4 gene encoding succinate dehydrogenase assembly factor 4, mitochondrial, with translation MALRLLRAAARSSLPCSSLRSTSCKSEGRPEPAKQTLKKPKLPVGRFDEPEESSIEREPLEKFPDGINPATKERGGPKGPEPTRFGDWERKGRCIDF